In Mycobacterium sp. JS623, one genomic interval encodes:
- a CDS encoding DUF732 domain-containing protein: MGVLAACAVAGAAMLGLAPCARADVVAYLVNVHVRPGYSFPTANAALGYGYGICDKVSAGRAYAQVMGEVKADFETSDEYQASYLINQAVNELCPAQIWQLRNSAAHYRPPPVG, encoded by the coding sequence ATGGGCGTCTTGGCGGCCTGCGCGGTGGCCGGCGCCGCGATGTTGGGGCTGGCTCCATGTGCGCGTGCCGACGTAGTGGCCTACCTGGTCAATGTGCATGTGCGGCCTGGCTACAGCTTCCCCACCGCCAACGCTGCCCTTGGCTACGGGTACGGCATCTGTGACAAGGTGTCGGCCGGCCGCGCCTACGCACAGGTCATGGGTGAGGTCAAGGCCGACTTCGAAACCTCGGATGAATATCAAGCGTCGTATCTGATCAATCAGGCTGTCAACGAGCTGTGCCCGGCACAGATCTGGCAGCTGCGGAACTCGGCGGCACATTACCGGCCGCCCCCAGTCGGATGA
- a CDS encoding MCE family protein — MHLPRRMKIQLALFAVIALVAMATMALHFMKLPARVFGVGRYTVTLQLPETGGLYSTGNVTYRGTEVGRVQSVHLTDSGVEAQLSLKSGIDIPSDLKAEVHSQTAIGEQFVELLPRNGTSAPLKNGDVIPVADSTVPPDINSLLDTLNNGLKAVPRENLKTVIDESYTAVGGLGPELSRLVKGSSELAIEARKNLDPLIALIDQSKPVLDSQTNTSDAIQAWASNLATVTSELQKHDADVAGVIDKGGPAAGEVRQLVERLKPTLPILLANIASIGQVGLTYQNDIEQLLVLLPQSVAYGQAGLVANVNTKQDYKGQYLSFNLNLNLPPPCTTGFLPAQQQRIPTFQDAPDRAPGDLYCRVPQDSPFNVRGARNIPCETVPGKRAPTVKMCESDEQYVPLNDGYNWKGDPNATLSGQDIPQLPPGTPPAAAPGPAPPTSAGPAPPPIATAEYDPATGKYVGPDGKVYTQSDLGQPAPEEKTWQNMLLPPPAG, encoded by the coding sequence ATGCATTTACCTCGACGGATGAAAATCCAACTGGCCCTCTTTGCCGTGATCGCGCTCGTTGCGATGGCCACAATGGCGCTTCACTTCATGAAATTGCCGGCCAGGGTATTCGGTGTCGGCCGCTATACGGTGACCTTGCAACTGCCGGAAACCGGCGGGCTCTACAGCACCGGCAATGTCACCTATCGCGGCACCGAGGTGGGCCGGGTCCAATCGGTGCACCTGACCGACAGCGGTGTCGAAGCGCAGTTGTCGCTGAAATCCGGGATCGACATCCCATCGGATCTCAAGGCCGAAGTGCACAGCCAGACGGCGATCGGTGAACAGTTCGTCGAGTTGCTGCCCCGCAACGGCACCTCAGCTCCGCTGAAGAACGGCGACGTGATTCCGGTAGCCGACAGCACTGTGCCGCCCGACATCAACTCGCTGCTCGACACCCTGAACAACGGTCTGAAGGCAGTGCCTCGCGAGAACCTGAAGACCGTCATCGACGAGTCCTACACCGCCGTGGGCGGTCTCGGCCCCGAACTGTCCCGCCTGGTCAAGGGCTCATCCGAGCTGGCCATCGAGGCACGCAAGAATCTGGACCCACTGATCGCACTGATCGACCAATCCAAGCCGGTCCTGGATTCGCAGACCAACACGTCCGATGCGATTCAGGCGTGGGCGTCAAACCTGGCCACCGTCACCAGTGAGTTGCAGAAGCATGACGCCGACGTCGCCGGCGTCATCGACAAGGGCGGCCCCGCCGCCGGCGAGGTACGCCAGCTGGTCGAGCGGCTAAAACCGACGTTGCCGATTCTGCTGGCGAATATAGCCAGCATTGGCCAGGTCGGGCTGACTTACCAAAACGACATCGAGCAGCTGCTGGTATTGCTGCCTCAGTCCGTCGCCTACGGCCAGGCGGGCTTGGTGGCCAACGTCAACACCAAGCAGGACTACAAAGGCCAATACCTGAGCTTCAACCTCAACCTCAACCTGCCGCCGCCATGCACCACCGGTTTCCTGCCGGCACAGCAGCAGCGGATACCCACGTTCCAGGACGCTCCCGACCGCGCACCCGGCGACCTGTATTGCAGGGTCCCGCAGGACTCGCCGTTCAATGTGCGCGGTGCCCGCAACATCCCGTGCGAAACAGTGCCGGGCAAGCGCGCACCGACGGTGAAGATGTGCGAAAGCGACGAGCAGTATGTGCCGCTCAACGACGGCTACAACTGGAAGGGCGACCCCAACGCCACGCTGTCTGGTCAGGACATCCCACAGTTGCCGCCCGGAACGCCGCCTGCAGCCGCACCCGGTCCTGCCCCGCCAACATCGGCGGGACCCGCCCCGCCGCCGATCGCCACCGCAGAATACGACCCAGCAACCGGCAAGTATGTCGGCCCCGACGGAAAGGTCTACACCCAATCCGACTTGGGCCAGCCTGCGCCAGAGGAGAAGACATGGCAGAACATGCTGCTGCCCCCGCCAGCGGGCTGA